One Parasphingorhabdus cellanae genomic region harbors:
- a CDS encoding alanine/glycine:cation symporter family protein — translation MIDFLSDIIGKVATLVFSKIPFFGAEIPWIVLWLAIPMLLFTLWMGFLNIRALPLSIRILRGKYDEPDAPGTISQFSALTTALSGTVGLGNIAGVAIAIATGGPGAAFWMFIIGFFAMTLKCVEVTLSLMFREVDPSGAVRGGPMYNLKNGFKQKGWPKLGLVLGGIYAVLVMFIAIPMVQVNQSLATVSEVSGFRSNFDNNLTFGVIMAFFVGLVVIGGVKWLGRVTSIMVPLMALVYLSGVLTIIAFNFAQIPDAIALIIRDAFSGQAAGGGLIGAFIIGMQRAVYSSEAGVGSAAIAHSQARTKEPASEGLVALLEPMLDTVIICSLGAIAIVLAGTWQGADQDIRITAAAFAQISDWFPWMLTIAVLLFAHSTLCSVGFYGLKAYEYLFGEGPIRAMIYKIVYIGILPVGALLEIATVIDLVDSAFFLASIPNVIALYLFAPQIKRELYGYLKRQAESQESESHNEVSQTR, via the coding sequence ATGATAGATTTTTTAAGCGACATAATCGGTAAAGTTGCAACGCTGGTTTTCTCGAAAATACCTTTTTTTGGCGCTGAAATCCCGTGGATCGTCCTCTGGCTGGCTATCCCGATGCTACTTTTTACATTGTGGATGGGTTTTTTAAATATCCGCGCATTGCCGCTGTCGATCCGGATCCTTCGCGGTAAATATGATGAACCCGATGCACCGGGGACGATCTCGCAATTTTCGGCACTGACCACGGCGCTGTCGGGAACAGTGGGTCTAGGCAATATCGCGGGCGTGGCCATCGCAATCGCCACCGGCGGACCCGGAGCAGCGTTCTGGATGTTCATCATCGGGTTTTTCGCGATGACACTGAAATGTGTGGAAGTCACTTTGTCCCTGATGTTTCGCGAAGTCGATCCATCCGGCGCCGTGCGAGGCGGGCCAATGTACAACTTGAAAAACGGCTTCAAGCAAAAGGGTTGGCCGAAGCTGGGCCTTGTTCTTGGCGGCATTTACGCCGTCCTTGTGATGTTCATCGCCATACCGATGGTGCAAGTGAACCAAAGCCTGGCAACTGTCAGCGAAGTTTCCGGGTTCCGGTCCAATTTCGACAACAACCTGACATTCGGTGTGATCATGGCCTTTTTCGTCGGGCTCGTGGTCATTGGCGGCGTCAAATGGTTGGGCCGCGTTACGTCCATAATGGTTCCACTCATGGCGCTCGTCTATTTATCCGGCGTGTTGACCATAATCGCCTTCAACTTCGCGCAAATCCCCGATGCCATTGCTTTGATCATCCGTGACGCCTTTTCCGGACAGGCCGCTGGTGGAGGTTTAATTGGCGCTTTCATTATCGGCATGCAACGCGCTGTCTATTCGTCAGAAGCAGGTGTTGGCTCGGCTGCTATCGCCCACTCCCAAGCGCGAACGAAAGAACCGGCTTCGGAAGGACTTGTTGCCTTGCTGGAGCCCATGCTGGATACGGTTATCATTTGTTCTCTTGGCGCTATCGCGATTGTCCTGGCGGGCACGTGGCAGGGTGCCGATCAGGACATACGGATAACAGCCGCCGCTTTTGCCCAAATTTCCGACTGGTTTCCCTGGATGCTGACCATCGCGGTTCTGCTTTTTGCCCATAGCACGTTGTGCTCCGTCGGCTTTTACGGCCTAAAAGCTTATGAATATCTGTTCGGCGAAGGTCCAATTCGGGCAATGATATACAAAATTGTCTATATCGGAATATTGCCCGTCGGAGCGTTGCTGGAAATAGCAACCGTCATTGATCTCGTCGATAGCGCCTTCTTCCTTGCCTCCATTCCCAATGTTATCGCTCTTTATCTCTTTGCACCTCAGATCAAACGAGAGCTATATGGATATCTGAAGCGCCAAGCGGAAAGCCAAGAGTCGGAGAGTCACAATGAAGTATCGCAAACTCGGTAA
- the thiD gene encoding bifunctional hydroxymethylpyrimidine kinase/phosphomethylpyrimidine kinase — MASCPRILSIAGSDSGGGAGIQADIRTITNLGGHAMTAITAVTAQNSAGVTAVDLMSPDMVLAQIWAVMDDFDADAIKIGMLGSPEIALAVAGFLKSLRNKPVVFDPVMVATSGATLADDRTIAAFHKIIPLSSLVTPNLDEMERLGGENMIAGLPVPFLIKGGHGEDAVLVDRLIGSDGEQERWEGSRIDTRHSHGTGCTLSAAIATYLASGDSISGAIGKARDYVRASLKAAPGFGAGHGPMGVPKI; from the coding sequence ATGGCTAGCTGCCCCCGGATCCTGTCCATCGCCGGTTCCGACAGTGGCGGAGGGGCGGGGATACAGGCGGATATCCGGACAATTACCAATCTCGGCGGCCATGCGATGACCGCCATTACGGCCGTTACCGCGCAAAACAGTGCAGGCGTGACCGCTGTTGATCTGATGTCCCCCGATATGGTGCTCGCGCAAATCTGGGCAGTGATGGATGATTTTGATGCCGATGCAATTAAGATCGGAATGCTGGGTTCGCCGGAAATTGCTCTCGCGGTTGCAGGCTTCCTGAAATCCTTACGCAACAAGCCCGTGGTCTTTGATCCTGTCATGGTGGCAACCAGCGGCGCGACATTGGCGGATGACCGGACGATTGCGGCGTTCCATAAGATCATCCCGCTCAGCAGTCTGGTGACCCCCAATCTGGACGAAATGGAGCGCTTGGGCGGGGAGAATATGATCGCTGGCTTGCCGGTGCCGTTTCTAATCAAGGGCGGTCACGGCGAGGACGCGGTGTTGGTGGACCGGCTTATCGGTTCGGATGGTGAGCAGGAGCGCTGGGAGGGGAGTCGCATTGATACGCGGCACAGCCACGGAACCGGTTGCACCTTGTCAGCCGCGATCGCGACTTATCTGGCCAGCGGCGACAGCATAAGCGGCGCAATTGGTAAAGCGCGGGACTATGTCCGAGCGAGCTTGAAAGCAGCCCCCGGCTTTGGGGCGGGCCATGGTCCGATGGGCGTACCGAAGATATGA
- a CDS encoding amidohydrolase, with product MEFGNLLAVVAAGALLTGCAATAAEPETASASASSSSKRSAKAAFPSTYKAYPSDNIVITGATIFDGEGQRIDDGVIFMSAGKIVSVGGPETAIPTDSTIIDGTGKYVTPGIIDVHSHLGDYPTPSVPAHSDGNEATSPVTPEVWAEHSVWPQDPGFSRALANGGITSLQILPGSANLFGGRAVTLKNVPARTVQAMKFPGAPYGMKMACGENPKRVYGSRNRKPATRMGSLSLTRQTWINAQEYRKKRKGAKPPKRDIGMETLAGVLDGDILVHNHCYRADELNQIIDMSKEFGYKVTAFHHAVESYKIADILAKEEICSAIWADWWGFKMEAYDAIPENAALLQQAGACVIIHSDDENQIQRLNQEASKALADGRAMGIEISDAQAIQWITYNPAKAMGIADKTGSLKPGKMADVVLWNDNPLSVYSRPEKVWIDGAMLYDSSDPTRRPVSDFELGQPGEGDVK from the coding sequence ATGGAATTTGGGAATTTGCTGGCAGTTGTCGCTGCCGGGGCATTGTTGACGGGTTGCGCGGCTACGGCGGCTGAACCGGAAACAGCCAGTGCTTCGGCCAGCAGTTCAAGCAAACGTTCGGCAAAGGCCGCTTTCCCTTCAACCTATAAAGCTTATCCTTCTGACAATATCGTTATCACGGGCGCGACGATATTTGATGGGGAAGGGCAGCGGATCGACGATGGTGTGATTTTCATGTCCGCCGGTAAGATCGTATCTGTCGGTGGGCCTGAAACAGCAATACCAACCGACAGCACTATCATTGACGGAACCGGCAAATATGTGACGCCGGGTATCATTGATGTGCATAGCCATTTGGGAGACTATCCGACGCCGAGCGTGCCCGCGCATAGCGATGGCAATGAGGCGACTTCGCCAGTGACCCCGGAAGTCTGGGCAGAACATAGCGTCTGGCCGCAGGACCCTGGTTTCTCTCGCGCTTTGGCTAACGGCGGGATCACATCGCTGCAAATTCTTCCTGGCTCGGCTAATCTGTTTGGCGGCCGGGCGGTGACGCTTAAGAATGTACCCGCACGCACGGTGCAGGCGATGAAATTTCCCGGCGCCCCTTATGGGATGAAAATGGCCTGCGGCGAGAACCCGAAACGGGTTTATGGTAGCCGTAACCGCAAACCCGCAACACGGATGGGAAGCCTGTCGCTGACCCGTCAAACGTGGATTAACGCGCAAGAATATCGCAAGAAACGCAAGGGCGCGAAGCCGCCGAAACGGGATATCGGGATGGAAACGCTGGCAGGCGTTCTCGATGGTGATATCTTGGTACACAATCATTGCTACCGCGCTGACGAACTCAATCAGATTATCGATATGTCCAAGGAATTCGGGTATAAAGTGACCGCGTTCCATCATGCCGTCGAAAGCTATAAAATCGCTGACATCCTTGCGAAAGAGGAGATTTGTTCGGCAATCTGGGCCGACTGGTGGGGTTTCAAAATGGAAGCTTACGATGCAATTCCTGAAAATGCCGCCCTTCTGCAACAGGCCGGCGCCTGCGTGATCATCCATTCTGATGACGAAAATCAAATCCAGCGGCTCAATCAGGAAGCGTCAAAAGCGCTGGCTGATGGTCGGGCTATGGGCATCGAGATTAGCGACGCACAAGCGATTCAGTGGATCACATATAACCCAGCCAAAGCCATGGGCATTGCAGACAAAACCGGCAGTTTGAAACCCGGCAAGATGGCAGATGTCGTGCTGTGGAATGATAACCCGCTGAGCGTTTATTCCCGCCCGGAAAAAGTCTGGATTGATGGTGCTATGCTCTATGACAGCAGTGATCCAACCCGCCGGCCGGTGAGCGATTTTGAACTTGGTCAGCCCGGTGAAGGAGATGTGAAATGA
- a CDS encoding DUF1272 domain-containing protein has protein sequence MLSMRPDCESCGKDLPADQSGAYICSFECTFCDDCNVATHQGTCPNCGGELVPRPTRSAELLKKFPASTERKYKG, from the coding sequence ATGCTCAGCATGCGGCCCGATTGTGAAAGTTGTGGCAAAGATTTGCCCGCTGACCAGAGCGGGGCGTATATCTGTTCGTTCGAATGTACCTTTTGCGATGATTGCAATGTCGCGACGCATCAGGGCACTTGCCCCAATTGTGGCGGTGAGTTGGTGCCTAGGCCGACGCGGTCGGCGGAATTGCTAAAGAAATTCCCAGCTTCGACAGAACGCAAATATAAAGGATGA
- a CDS encoding nitroreductase family protein, whose product MFNDLSSLDSYLSSRRSGRPRNMIEPGPSDQQIQEIVATALRTPDHGKLAPWRVIRVDGDQRERLATELTGAYKKEKPEAGRLELEALETMARQAPALLVVLFSPVTSTKIPLWEQELSCGAFCMNIIHAIHAENFVGGWITGWPTYNDDVRDLFGKAPERIAGFIFAGTADGELAERPRPDLANILSKWKAE is encoded by the coding sequence ATGTTCAATGACCTTTCCAGCCTTGATAGCTACTTATCCTCTCGCCGTTCCGGTCGTCCGCGCAACATGATTGAACCGGGACCGAGCGATCAGCAGATTCAAGAAATCGTAGCAACCGCGCTGCGAACACCGGATCACGGGAAATTGGCCCCTTGGCGGGTCATTCGCGTGGATGGCGATCAGCGGGAACGGCTGGCAACCGAACTCACCGGCGCCTATAAAAAAGAGAAACCAGAAGCCGGGCGGCTCGAATTAGAAGCCCTGGAAACGATGGCGCGCCAAGCCCCCGCTTTGTTGGTGGTGCTTTTCTCTCCGGTCACCTCAACCAAGATACCGCTGTGGGAGCAAGAACTCAGTTGCGGCGCCTTTTGCATGAATATCATCCACGCTATCCATGCCGAAAATTTTGTCGGCGGGTGGATTACCGGCTGGCCCACTTATAATGACGATGTCAGAGACCTGTTTGGAAAAGCGCCAGAACGCATTGCTGGTTTCATATTCGCCGGCACTGCTGATGGCGAACTTGCCGAGCGCCCGCGCCCCGATCTTGCCAATATCCTGTCGAAATGGAAGGCTGAGTAA
- a CDS encoding aldo/keto reductase, protein MKYRKLGKELEVSALGLGCMPMFGIGSGMYGQADMTESLATLDRAIELGVTFFDTAEVYGPYKNEELLGQAIRGRRDRLIIATKFGFDLTNPAKIGTDSSPANVHRACDASLQRLGVDVIDLFYQHRVDPDVPIEETVGAMAELVQAGKVRYLGLSEAGADTIKRAHTVHPIAALQSEYSLWERSIEEEILPLCQDLGIGFVPYSPLGRGFLTGQITSRDDLDADDYRLRDPRYSVENFGQNLKMVDVVRQVAGRHGVSPAQIALAWLLAQGDFIVPIPGSKRRATLEDSMAAVDVVLTDNDLDELERAAPVGGTSGPRYGEAMMAMVRL, encoded by the coding sequence ATGAAGTATCGCAAACTCGGTAAAGAGCTGGAAGTATCTGCCCTGGGTCTCGGCTGTATGCCGATGTTCGGTATCGGCAGCGGCATGTATGGTCAGGCTGACATGACCGAAAGCCTTGCGACTCTGGATCGCGCAATCGAGCTCGGCGTGACTTTCTTTGACACCGCCGAGGTTTATGGCCCCTACAAGAATGAAGAATTGCTCGGCCAGGCAATCCGGGGCCGCCGCGACCGCCTGATCATCGCCACAAAATTTGGTTTTGATCTGACCAATCCGGCGAAGATCGGTACCGATTCATCTCCTGCCAATGTGCACCGTGCCTGTGACGCTTCACTCCAGCGACTGGGCGTTGATGTAATTGATCTGTTCTATCAGCACCGGGTTGATCCCGATGTGCCCATTGAGGAAACGGTTGGCGCGATGGCAGAGCTCGTCCAAGCGGGCAAGGTGCGATATCTCGGCCTGTCCGAAGCGGGCGCCGATACGATAAAGCGCGCCCATACGGTTCACCCGATTGCGGCGCTGCAATCGGAATATTCGCTCTGGGAACGCAGTATCGAAGAGGAAATCCTACCGCTCTGTCAGGATTTGGGTATTGGTTTTGTTCCTTACAGCCCCTTGGGTCGCGGTTTCCTGACGGGACAGATTACCAGTCGCGATGATCTCGATGCAGACGATTATCGCCTACGCGACCCGCGCTATTCGGTTGAAAATTTCGGTCAGAATCTGAAAATGGTCGACGTCGTAAGGCAGGTCGCGGGACGCCATGGTGTCTCGCCGGCCCAGATCGCGTTGGCATGGCTGTTGGCGCAGGGCGATTTCATTGTCCCGATACCCGGCTCCAAACGACGCGCGACGCTGGAGGACAGCATGGCGGCGGTTGACGTGGTCTTGACGGATAATGATCTGGATGAACTCGAAAGGGCAGCGCCGGTCGGCGGCACATCTGGTCCCCGCTATGGCGAAGCGATGATGGCGATGGTTCGGCTTTGA
- the glmM gene encoding phosphoglucosamine mutase: MTKKFFGTDGIRGLTNQSPMTAEIAMKVGQAAGRHFLRGKHRHRVVIGKDTRLSGYMMENALVAGFTSVGMDVVQVGPMPTPAVALLARSMRADLGVMISASHNPYYDNGIKLFGPDGFKLSDEDELKIESYLSEDAKLAPAEDIGRAKRFEDAKGRYIHAIKMSLPDHIRLDGLKLVVDCANGAAYQVAPSAFWELGAEVITIGVDPDGKNINHKCGSTDVAALQESVVASGAHIGIALDGDADRLIVVDEKGEIVDGDQLMALIGSSWSRNGLLRGGGIVATVMSNLGLERFLASQELALIRSKVGDRYVLEEMKKGGFNVGGEQSGHMILLDHGTTGDGTIAALQVLRELVESGKPASELLHLFDPVPQLLKNVRYSSGAPLDDNGVKAVIAEAEKELNGTGRLVIRASGTEPLIRVMVEGDNSDQVHAVVDRICDVVAEVAA, from the coding sequence ATGACAAAAAAATTTTTTGGGACCGACGGCATCAGGGGGCTAACCAACCAGAGCCCGATGACCGCCGAAATCGCGATGAAAGTCGGGCAAGCGGCGGGCCGTCATTTTTTGCGTGGCAAGCATCGCCATCGGGTTGTAATCGGTAAGGATACTCGGTTATCCGGCTATATGATGGAAAATGCCTTGGTGGCTGGTTTTACCAGCGTTGGCATGGATGTCGTGCAGGTCGGGCCAATGCCGACACCGGCTGTGGCATTGTTGGCGCGTTCAATGCGGGCCGATCTGGGTGTTATGATATCGGCTAGCCACAATCCCTATTATGACAATGGCATCAAACTATTCGGTCCGGATGGTTTCAAGCTTTCCGATGAAGATGAGCTGAAAATTGAATCCTATCTGTCCGAAGACGCAAAACTGGCGCCAGCCGAAGATATTGGCCGGGCGAAGCGGTTTGAAGATGCCAAAGGTCGCTATATTCATGCGATTAAAATGTCGCTGCCGGACCACATTCGGCTTGATGGCCTTAAACTGGTCGTGGATTGCGCCAATGGTGCGGCTTATCAGGTGGCCCCATCGGCTTTCTGGGAGTTGGGCGCGGAGGTGATTACCATTGGTGTTGATCCTGATGGCAAGAATATCAATCATAAATGCGGGTCCACCGACGTTGCTGCCTTGCAGGAAAGCGTTGTCGCGAGTGGTGCTCATATCGGTATTGCGCTGGACGGTGATGCAGACCGCCTGATTGTCGTCGATGAAAAGGGCGAGATTGTTGATGGTGACCAGTTAATGGCTCTGATCGGGTCGAGCTGGAGCCGCAATGGTCTGCTGCGCGGCGGGGGCATCGTGGCGACGGTGATGTCCAATCTGGGGCTCGAACGTTTTCTGGCGTCGCAAGAGCTTGCCCTGATCCGGTCAAAAGTTGGCGACCGCTATGTTCTGGAAGAGATGAAAAAAGGCGGTTTCAACGTTGGCGGCGAGCAATCGGGCCATATGATCCTGCTCGACCACGGCACGACCGGTGACGGCACAATCGCGGCTTTGCAGGTCTTACGGGAACTGGTCGAGAGCGGCAAGCCAGCCAGCGAGTTGCTCCATCTGTTCGACCCGGTCCCGCAATTGCTCAAAAATGTCCGCTACTCCAGCGGAGCGCCGCTGGATGATAATGGCGTCAAGGCGGTCATTGCCGAGGCGGAGAAGGAGCTAAACGGGACAGGGCGGCTCGTGATCCGTGCGTCCGGTACGGAGCCATTGATCCGGGTGATGGTAGAGGGCGATAATAGTGATCAGGTCCATGCCGTGGTCGACCGCATTTGCGATGTTGTCGCAGAGGTAGCGGCCTGA
- a CDS encoding peptide MFS transporter, which yields MASAYQEPGDARGTFLGHPKGLFVLFFAEMWERFSYYGMRALLIFYLTKHWLFSDSESGIIYGAYTALVYITPVVGGYLADRYLGQRKAVLFGAILLTLGHFFMAFEGDAAVGHVDNPVISVFWLALALIIVGSGFLKANISVIVGQLYPRTDVRRDSAYTIFYMGINLGAALGSLLCGYIGETYGWGYGFGLAGIGMLFGLVVFMWGKPLLLGRGEPSDPEKLQQPVAGIKLEWWMYIAGLAMVGICWLAIQYQDLVGYVLGVFGGGLVLYVLYTAVSKLSSEERDRIFAAMFLIVTSIIFWALFEQAGSSLNLFTDRHVDRAGVPASTFQSINAIYIILLAPVFATVWTVLGRKGKEPSAPFKFGLGVVQVGLGFLVLVWGAQSVGLENATPVIFIFLIYLLHTTGELCLSPVGLSAMNRLAPAHMASLIMGTWFFASATGNFAAGLIASATGAEGVGQEAGKQVVLDVYSTVGWAAVVVGIAVLAISPLIKKLMHLDTLQDDDANENLEGQSEFGEPAAAGIHPTTKS from the coding sequence ATGGCTAGTGCGTATCAAGAACCCGGAGATGCAAGAGGAACGTTCCTCGGTCATCCAAAAGGTCTGTTTGTCCTGTTTTTCGCCGAGATGTGGGAGCGTTTCTCCTATTATGGCATGCGGGCTCTCCTTATCTTTTATCTTACCAAGCATTGGCTGTTCTCTGACAGCGAGTCTGGCATCATTTACGGCGCTTACACAGCGCTCGTCTATATTACACCGGTGGTCGGTGGGTATCTCGCTGATCGATATTTGGGCCAACGAAAAGCGGTTTTGTTCGGAGCGATACTCCTGACATTGGGCCATTTCTTTATGGCTTTCGAGGGAGACGCGGCCGTTGGTCACGTTGATAATCCGGTCATCAGTGTGTTCTGGTTGGCGCTTGCGCTGATCATTGTTGGTTCCGGCTTCCTGAAGGCGAATATCTCGGTCATTGTGGGACAGCTTTATCCAAGAACCGACGTTCGCCGGGATAGTGCTTATACGATTTTCTACATGGGTATTAACCTAGGCGCGGCGCTAGGTTCGCTGCTTTGCGGCTACATTGGCGAAACCTATGGTTGGGGTTATGGCTTCGGTCTGGCCGGCATTGGTATGTTGTTCGGCCTGGTCGTGTTTATGTGGGGTAAGCCGCTCTTGTTAGGCCGCGGCGAGCCCTCCGACCCTGAAAAGTTGCAGCAGCCAGTGGCTGGGATCAAGCTTGAATGGTGGATGTACATTGCTGGCTTGGCGATGGTTGGCATCTGCTGGTTGGCTATCCAGTATCAGGACCTGGTCGGTTATGTGCTTGGCGTCTTCGGTGGTGGACTGGTGCTATACGTTCTCTACACCGCGGTATCCAAATTGTCCTCGGAGGAGAGAGACCGAATTTTTGCAGCGATGTTCCTTATTGTAACATCCATCATTTTCTGGGCTTTGTTTGAACAGGCTGGTTCTTCATTGAACTTGTTCACCGACAGGCATGTGGATCGTGCTGGCGTACCGGCATCAACCTTTCAATCCATCAATGCGATATATATCATCCTGCTAGCACCAGTCTTTGCGACGGTTTGGACTGTTCTGGGCCGCAAAGGAAAAGAGCCTTCCGCTCCTTTTAAATTTGGCTTGGGTGTTGTGCAGGTTGGACTGGGCTTTCTGGTTCTCGTCTGGGGTGCGCAATCGGTTGGACTGGAAAATGCTACGCCGGTGATCTTCATTTTCCTTATCTATCTATTGCACACGACCGGCGAGCTTTGCCTGTCTCCGGTTGGCTTATCGGCAATGAACCGGCTTGCTCCGGCGCATATGGCAAGCTTAATCATGGGTACTTGGTTCTTTGCTTCCGCGACAGGTAACTTCGCTGCTGGGCTTATAGCTTCTGCGACTGGTGCAGAAGGCGTGGGCCAGGAAGCTGGCAAGCAAGTCGTCCTTGATGTCTATTCAACTGTTGGCTGGGCTGCGGTTGTTGTCGGTATCGCGGTGTTGGCGATATCGCCTCTGATCAAGAAACTCATGCATCTTGATACGCTGCAGGATGATGACGCTAACGAAAACTTGGAAGGTCAAAGCGAATTTGGTGAACCTGCGGCCGCCGGGATTCATCCGACGACGAAGTCTTAA
- a CDS encoding amidohydrolase family protein, with the protein MKHFATILVSSLALMAAPAVAETIAITGGKVVVGDGSAPMDDATVVIRDGRVVAAGTSVAIPANARRIDASGKWVTPGIFAGFSRIGLIEVNAVRSTNDTSAEESVFSAALDVQYAINPFAAPVAVNRAAGVTRAVVSPSTAKSIFGGYGAIVDLGADNDPITKAKAFQFVELGETGHRRAGGSRSAAHILFRAMLEEARTYSRSPSLFDSDLMKASDAKALLPVMNGSTRLLVHVESANDILKVLGLRKDFPSLNMVLVGVNEGWRVADEIAAAGVPVLASALTDLPEGFEDLSATQSNIGRMKRAGVNVAIGMINDRDAHQLRYSMQYAGNLVALNRVPRATGLSWDEAFAAISSKPAEIMGMGSQLGSLKAGRQADVVIWTGDPLELSTQVERVFIDGVEQSLSNRQERLRERYRNPTPGALPKAYDR; encoded by the coding sequence ATGAAGCATTTTGCAACGATTCTCGTCTCGTCTCTCGCGCTCATGGCTGCGCCTGCTGTGGCGGAAACCATCGCGATTACTGGCGGTAAAGTCGTCGTTGGCGACGGCAGCGCGCCGATGGACGATGCCACTGTTGTGATCCGTGACGGCCGCGTGGTCGCGGCTGGAACCAGTGTCGCTATACCTGCCAATGCGCGCCGGATAGATGCATCGGGCAAATGGGTGACGCCTGGTATTTTTGCCGGTTTCAGCCGGATCGGTTTGATCGAAGTAAATGCGGTGCGTTCCACAAATGATACCAGCGCAGAGGAATCGGTTTTCTCTGCCGCGCTTGATGTCCAATATGCCATCAATCCCTTTGCAGCGCCTGTAGCAGTAAACCGGGCTGCCGGTGTTACCCGCGCGGTAGTGTCGCCCAGCACGGCAAAGTCGATTTTCGGCGGCTATGGCGCGATTGTTGATTTGGGTGCTGACAATGATCCGATTACAAAAGCCAAAGCGTTCCAATTTGTCGAACTTGGCGAAACCGGTCATCGCCGGGCCGGCGGTAGCCGTTCGGCTGCGCACATCTTGTTCCGGGCCATGCTTGAAGAAGCGCGGACTTATTCTCGCAGTCCTTCGCTATTCGACAGCGACTTGATGAAGGCGTCGGATGCCAAGGCTTTGCTGCCAGTGATGAATGGCTCGACCCGCCTGCTGGTCCATGTCGAGAGCGCAAATGATATCCTGAAAGTGCTCGGCTTGCGTAAGGATTTCCCGTCGCTGAACATGGTGCTCGTCGGGGTGAACGAGGGGTGGCGTGTGGCCGATGAGATTGCAGCCGCTGGCGTTCCGGTGCTGGCATCCGCGCTCACCGACTTGCCGGAGGGTTTTGAAGATCTTTCGGCAACCCAGTCCAATATTGGGCGGATGAAGCGAGCCGGGGTGAATGTGGCGATCGGGATGATCAATGACCGTGATGCCCATCAATTGCGCTATTCGATGCAATATGCCGGAAATTTGGTCGCTTTGAACAGGGTACCGCGTGCAACCGGCTTGAGCTGGGACGAAGCTTTTGCTGCGATTAGTTCCAAACCGGCCGAGATTATGGGCATGGGTTCACAGCTCGGGTCCCTCAAAGCAGGGCGTCAAGCAGATGTGGTGATCTGGACCGGTGATCCACTGGAGCTTTCCACGCAAGTTGAAAGGGTGTTTATCGACGGTGTCGAGCAGTCGCTGTCCAATCGGCAGGAGCGTCTGCGCGAGCGCTATCGCAATCCGACCCCAGGCGCTTTGCCAAAGGCTTATGATCGGTGA
- a CDS encoding ribonuclease HII, with amino-acid sequence MMSQIIAGIDEAGRGPLAGPVVAAAVILPDGHSIKGLDDSKKLTAKKRATLESEILEKTIYHIALCEESEIDSINILQATMLAMTRAADGLSQKPDHILVDGNRLPKWGHDAEAVIGGDAIHPCISAASILAKEYRDRMMVAAAEQYPEYGWERNKGYGTAEHLAALREYGPTPLHRKSFAPVAQFSLL; translated from the coding sequence ATGATGTCGCAGATCATTGCCGGAATCGATGAAGCGGGCAGGGGGCCGCTGGCTGGCCCTGTGGTTGCAGCGGCGGTGATTTTGCCAGATGGCCATAGCATCAAGGGGCTGGATGATAGTAAAAAGCTGACGGCCAAAAAGCGTGCGACTCTTGAATCTGAAATTTTGGAAAAAACAATATATCACATAGCATTATGCGAAGAGTCTGAGATTGATTCTATTAATATCTTGCAGGCGACGATGCTGGCTATGACGCGCGCGGCTGATGGCCTATCACAGAAGCCAGATCACATATTGGTTGACGGTAATCGCTTGCCGAAATGGGGCCATGATGCCGAAGCTGTCATCGGCGGTGACGCCATCCATCCCTGTATCTCCGCGGCTTCGATCCTGGCCAAAGAATATCGCGATCGCATGATGGTCGCCGCGGCGGAGCAATATCCCGAATATGGTTGGGAACGGAATAAGGGTTATGGCACGGCAGAGCACCTGGCAGCGCTCAGGGAATATGGGCCGACACCGCTACATCGCAAAAGCTTTGCACCTGTCGCGCAATTTTCCTTGCTTTAG
- a CDS encoding GntR family transcriptional regulator, translated as MNNTSKPVYLKLRDIISESILDGEYDEGDMLPSVRAFAVEQGANPLTVAKAYQGFQEDGLVTVKRGVGMFVATGAKTKLRDAQRADFIKNVWPPVKRQMKRLNIKLDELLENNA; from the coding sequence ATGAATAACACAAGCAAACCAGTCTATTTGAAATTGCGGGATATAATCTCGGAGTCAATTCTTGATGGCGAGTATGATGAAGGCGACATGCTGCCATCGGTCCGTGCTTTTGCGGTAGAGCAAGGGGCTAATCCGCTCACAGTCGCGAAAGCTTATCAGGGTTTTCAGGAAGACGGATTGGTCACGGTAAAACGCGGCGTAGGAATGTTTGTGGCGACCGGGGCCAAAACGAAATTACGCGATGCGCAGCGTGCCGATTTTATAAAGAATGTCTGGCCTCCGGTAAAACGCCAGATGAAGCGCCTGAATATCAAGCTGGACGAACTTCTCGAAAACAACGCCTGA